A stretch of the Poseidonibacter parvus genome encodes the following:
- a CDS encoding tyrosine-type recombinase/integrase, with product MGYINSKRYDGIQLYHKKNKDISYYIRYKNEYGKSVRIKVGDKSKGITEPFCKQKRDELINKIRLGEELPLKHKKEQIITINYLSELYFNDKDLDVTQNKRQKSKYTTHIEPIFGNTNIKLLKKSDITEFRNKILKEGKANNTVNGIVILLNAIINYAIKEKEMTLNNPCFGLRKLNMDNDRERFLNTDEIQILLEEVNHDVVLSLFVNLALNTGGRLETVLNIQKKNIDIMNNTVVLKDFKNKSNYRGFISDDFKQLLKKHIRGLGINDYVIGGLENKYPTTTIQRKLKIILDKNFNKGLDSKDAKNRVVIHTLRHTFASHLAINGTPIFTVQKLMNHRTIEMTLRYAKLMPDSGKEFVNGLYN from the coding sequence ATGGGATATATTAACTCAAAAAGATATGATGGAATACAATTATATCATAAAAAAAATAAAGATATTTCTTACTACATTAGATATAAAAATGAATACGGAAAATCTGTTAGAATTAAAGTTGGTGACAAATCAAAAGGTATAACTGAACCATTTTGTAAACAAAAAAGAGATGAGTTAATTAATAAAATTCGTCTAGGTGAAGAACTACCTTTAAAACACAAAAAAGAACAAATAATCACAATTAACTATTTATCTGAATTGTATTTTAATGATAAAGATTTAGATGTAACTCAAAACAAAAGACAAAAATCTAAATATACAACTCATATAGAACCTATTTTTGGTAATACAAATATTAAGTTATTAAAGAAGAGTGATATTACTGAGTTTAGAAATAAAATACTTAAAGAAGGTAAAGCAAATAATACAGTTAATGGAATTGTAATTTTATTAAATGCAATTATTAACTATGCAATAAAAGAGAAAGAAATGACTCTTAATAATCCTTGCTTTGGTTTAAGAAAACTAAATATGGATAATGATAGAGAAAGGTTTTTAAATACTGATGAAATTCAAATTTTACTAGAAGAAGTAAATCATGATGTAGTTTTATCTTTATTTGTTAACTTAGCATTAAATACTGGTGGAAGATTAGAGACTGTACTCAATATTCAAAAAAAGAATATTGATATTATGAATAATACTGTTGTCTTAAAAGATTTTAAAAACAAAAGTAATTACAGAGGTTTTATAAGTGATGATTTTAAACAATTATTAAAAAAACATATAAGAGGATTAGGGATTAATGATTATGTAATTGGAGGTTTAGAAAATAAATATCCAACTACAACAATACAAAGAAAATTAAAAATAATTCTTGATAAGAATTTTAATAAAGGATTAGATAGTAAAGATGCAAAAAATAGAGTAGTTATTCATACTTTAAGACATACTTTTGCTTCTCATCTAGCTATTAATGGAACACCTATTTTTACTGTACAAAAATTAATGAATCACCGTACAATTGAAATGACTTTAAGATATGCAAAATTAATGCCA